The nucleotide sequence GGGGTGATCACGTCCAGCAGCACACCCGCGGGGTTGGTTCGGCTGCCGGAGCGGGTCAGGCGGGCGCTGCGCCGGGCCTTCGTGACCCGCCAGCCGGTGACCGGACGCGCGAGTATCTGGACGACGGTTTGCTCGGTCCGGCCGAGGTCGGTGGGGGCGCCGAGCAGGGCGCGCAGGGGGTCGTCGGGGTACTGGGTGCGGATGGGCAGGGCTTCGCTGCGGGCAAGCCGCACCTCACCACCAAGTGTCTCGATGTGTCCGCCTGATGGCGCAGCCCAGGGTGCGGTGGCGGGGCGGGTGTCGGTTTGGGCGCCGGGCCAGGCAGCTTGAACGGCGTGCTCGACCATGTGCTGCGGCACGGTGCCGGGGACCCAGATCTGGATGCGGATGCTGTCCCGGGTGAAGAGGTACTCCCAGACCAGGTGCGGCTGACCGAAGACTCGGCGTTTCCACGGCGGATGCAGGAGGCCGACCAGGTTGGCCCACAGCGCCGCGCCGCCGTCGCTGGACGCGGTCGGGGGCGCCAGCACGGTGATCACGCGCGCGTCGGCGACGAGGCGGGCGTGGCAGCGGTTGCGCCACCACCGGTGGGCCCAGAACGCGAGCAGCCCGAGGGCCACCGCGAGGGGGCCGATGACCGGTCCCCAAGCGAGCGCCCAGTGTGCGAATGCGTCGACCGCGCCCGCGGGGTCGCGGATGAAGGACCGCAGCGGAGCCTCGGATGCTGTGAACACTGGCCTGCTGACAAGAAGTTGGATCACGGGAAGCGTCCCTTCGGGTGTGCCGAAGATCGGCAGATGTCCGTCGCCGCTTACGCGGCGCGGGTTTCGTCTCCGCTGCCGGCCGGGCGGCTTGGGCGCAGCGGTGTGACGTTGCTTGGCCGCGGCGCCCTTCGGCGGCGCTGGCTGCTGCGCTCCGCGTCGACTTCGGCTTGCCAAGACCGGAAGGTGCGTCCGCGGAGCCGCTTGAGGTAGTGCGGGATGCGGTTGGCGGGGATGCCGACGAGGCGGGGGCCGAGCACGGCAAGCAGGTCGCTGGCGTCCTGCGAGTGCCAGCCGGCTGCCTCGATCGACTCGGAGTCGGGGAAGACGTCCGCGACGCGGTCGTGGGCGGGGTCGAGTTCGGCGTCCTGGGCGCCGCCGAAGCTGTAGACCCACAGGAAGTTGTCCGGCGCGTGCGGCTCGACCATCGCGCGGAACCGTCGGACTTCCTTGGTGTACGCGTAGAAGTTCACCGACGGCCGCGTCCGGATCACGTCGAGCCAGGCGCGCAGGTACCGGTCGGAGAAGAAGTCGCCGCTGTCGTGGATGCGCACCCACGCGCCGCGGAACCGGGCCGCCCCCAGTTCGGCGGTCATGGCCTGTTGCCAGCCGGGCAGGTCGTCGAGGACGAACCGCAGGTTGGCCTGGTGGCGGGCCCGGACCACCGGCCAGGTGTAGGTGCCGTGGCGGGCGTAGCAGACGTGGCGGCAGATGCCTGCGGACGGGCAGGTGTTGTAGGTGCGGCCGTCGGGTGCGGGGAAGCGTCCCGCCCACGCGGGAAGCGTCCAGTTCCACACGCCGATCGCGCGCAGCTCCCGGTTCTGCCGCAGCAGCCGCGCAGGTCGCGGCGCAGTGTCGGCGGCGGGGTCAGGCTGAACCATCATTTCCCCTTCGTCTCGGTCGGCGTTCGCAACCGATGTCGGGTCACGCCGCGCCGAGGTCGATGTGCTCGTCGGGGTCGTCGCCCAGGTCGTCGTGGAGCGGGCCGAGGTCATCGAAGTCGACGTACGCACCGCCGCCGGCCTCGTAGGGAGGCACGGCGTAGGCGGAGAGTTCGGCCGGGTCGCTGGTGACCAGGGCATGTTCGGCAGGTGAGGCGATCGCGTGGAAGGCGACGCGTTGGGTGCCGGTGGACAGCAGGCCCTGGCCGCGGTCGGCGGAGAGCAGGAACTGCCGTTCGCCGTCGGAGAGGTCGAAGACGTGGGTGACTTCGTCAATCGCCTGGGTCGCCTGCCGGAGGAGGATCTGTGTTGCGGCGTTGGCGATGACGGCTCGGCCGAGGTTGGTGGCGAGGACGTCGGCGGTGTCCTGCGTCGCGACGGTGAGGCCCGCCCAGTGCTTGCGGGATGCCTTCGCCATGCGGAACAGGAAGTCGGCGCCCGCGGTCTGCTGCATGAGCAGCCACGCCTCGTCGACGACAACGAGCCGGGGCCGGCGGGCCCGCGGGTTGGAGACCTGCCGCCAGATCGTGTCCAGCACCAGCAGCGTGCCCACGGACTTGAGTTCGTCCGCGAGGTCGCGCAGCGAGAAAACCACGAGGTGGCTGTCGGGGTGGGTGGTGGTCGGGCCATCGAACAGGTCGGCGAACGTACCGTGGACGAACGGGTGCAGCCGCGCGGCCAGGCTCTCGGCCACCGGGATCCTGGCGTTGTCCAACATCGTTGCCAGATCGGCGAGCTGCGGCGCGGGGCGCTTCCAGGTGCGCGGATCGTTCGTGATCCCCACGTGCCGGTACGTGGCCGTGATGGCTTCGTCGAGCGCGGCGCGCTCGGCCGGGGCCGGTGCCTCGCCCAGGAGCACCGCGAGGAAGGTGTGGAGGAAGAGCGACCGCCGCACCAGGGCG is from Yinghuangia sp. ASG 101 and encodes:
- a CDS encoding GP88 family protein, whose amino-acid sequence is MMVQPDPAADTAPRPARLLRQNRELRAIGVWNWTLPAWAGRFPAPDGRTYNTCPSAGICRHVCYARHGTYTWPVVRARHQANLRFVLDDLPGWQQAMTAELGAARFRGAWVRIHDSGDFFSDRYLRAWLDVIRTRPSVNFYAYTKEVRRFRAMVEPHAPDNFLWVYSFGGAQDAELDPAHDRVADVFPDSESIEAAGWHSQDASDLLAVLGPRLVGIPANRIPHYLKRLRGRTFRSWQAEVDAERSSQRRRRAPRPSNVTPLRPSRPAGSGDETRAA